The following are encoded in a window of Peromyscus maniculatus bairdii isolate BWxNUB_F1_BW_parent chromosome X, HU_Pman_BW_mat_3.1, whole genome shotgun sequence genomic DNA:
- the Xpnpep2 gene encoding xaa-Pro aminopeptidase 2 isoform X1, whose protein sequence is MAQVHWRCYPWLVLLCACAWSYPQPGYHGREDVRNCSTNPPHLPVTAVNTTVQLAALRQQMQAWNLTAYIIPDTDAHMSEYIGKHDERRAWISGFTGTAGTAVVSMGKAAVWTDSRYWTQAERQMDCNWELHKEVSVSSIVAWILAEVPAGGHVGFDPFLFSVDSWDDYNVEFHNSNRHLVSVTTNLVDLVWGSERPPMPSQPIYALPKEFTGSTWQEKVTTVRSYMQNHTMAPTGLLLSALDETAWLFNLRSSDIPYNPFFYSYTLLTDSSIRLFVNKSRFSPETLQYLNTNCTTPMCVQLEDYSQIRESVKAYALGNVTILTGLSYTTYGLYEVIPKEKVVTSTYSPVMLMKAVKNSKEQALLKASHVRDAVVVIQYLVWLEKNVPKGTVDEFSGAEHIDELRRNENFSSGPSFETISASGLNAALAHYSPTKELHRKLSSDEMYLVDSGGQYWDGTTDITRTVHWGTPTAFQKEAYTRVLMGNIDLSRLIFPAATSGRNVDAFARRALWEIGLNYGHGTGHGIGNFLCVHEWPVGFQSNNIAMAKGMFTSIEPGYYQDGEFGIRLEDVALVVEAKTKYPGTYLTFEVVSFVPYDRNLIDVSLLSPEQLRYLNRYYQTIRETVGPELQRRQLLEEFAWLERHTKPLSALAPHFTSLTSVWVASALAILSWSS, encoded by the exons ATGGCCCAAGTCCACTGGCGCTGCTACCCCTGGCTTGTTCTCCTCTGTG CATGTGCCTGGAGTTACCCGCAACCTGGGTACCATGGAAGAGAAGATGTGAGAAACTGTTCAACTAACCCTCCG CACCTGCCAGTTACTGCAGTCAATACAACAGTGCAGCTTGCAGCCCTCCGCCAGCAGATGCAGGCCTGGAATCTCACTGCCTACATCATTccagacacagatgcacacatg AGTGAGTATATTGGCAAACACGATGAGAGGCGAGCATGGATTTCCGGCTTCACAGGAACTGCAG GTACTGCCGTGGTGAGCATGGGGAAAGCGGCTGTCTGGACCGATAGTCGTTACTGGACTCAGGCTGAGAGGCAGATGGACTGCAACTGGGAACTCCATAAGGAAG TTAGCGTCTCTTCCATTGTCGCCTGGATCCTTGCCGAAGTCCCTGCTGGAGGGCATGTGGGCTTCgaccccttcctcttctctgttg aTTCCTGGGATGACTATAATGTGGAATTCCATAACTCCAACAGACACCTGGTGTCCGTGACAACCAACCTTGTGGACCTGGTATGGGGGTCGGAGAGGCCCCCCATGCCAAGCCAGCCCATTTATGCCCTGCCAAAAGAATTTACAG GGAGCACTTGGCAGGAGAAAGTAACCACCGTCCGAAGCTATATGCAGAACCATACCATGGCTCCAACTGGTCTCCTCCTATCAGCACTTGATGAGACAGCTT GGCTCTTCAACCTTCGCAGTAGTGACATCCCCTATAATCCCTTCTTCTATTCCTACACGCTGCTCACGGACTCTTCCATCAG GTTGTTTGTCAACAAGAGCCGCTTTAGTCCTGAGACCCTGCAGTACCTGAATACAAACTGCACGACGCCCATGTGTGTGCAGCTTGAGGACTACAGTCAAATCCGTGAGAGTGTAAAGGCCTATGCCCTAGGCAACGTAACGATCTTGACTGGGCTCAGCTATACCACCTATGGGCTCTATGAAGTGATACCTAAG GAGAAAGTCGTGACAAGCACCTACTCCCCAGTAATGCTAATGAAGGCTGTGAAGAACAGCAAGGAACAGGCCCTCCTGAAGGCCAGCCAC GTGCGGGATGCTGTGGTTGTGATCCAGTACTTGGTCTGGTTGGAGAAGAACGTGCCCAAAGGCACGGTGGATGAGTTTTCTGGGGCAGAACACATTGATGAGTTACGACG GAATGAAAACTTCTCCTCTGGACCCAGTTTTGAAACCATCTCTGCTAGTGGCCTGAATGCTGCCCTGGCCCATTACAG CCCAACTAAGGAGCTGCACCGCAAGCTGTCCTCAGATGAGATGTACCTGGTGGACTCGGGAGGGCAGTACTG GGATGGGACCACAGATATCACCAGAACAGTGCATTGGGGCACCCCTACTGCCTTCCAAAAG GAAGCATATACACGTGTGCTGATGGGCAACATCGATCTGTCCAGACTCATCTTTCCTGCTGCAACATCAG GGAGAAATGTGGATGCTTTTGCTCGAAGAGCCTTGTGGGAAATTGGGCTCAATTATGGTCATGGGACAGGCCATGGCATTGGCAACTTCCTCTGTGTACATGAGT GGCCAGTGGGATTCCAGTCTAACAACATTGCCATGGCCAAGGGCATGTTCACTTCCATTG AACCTGGCTACTACCAGGATGGGGAGTTTGGAATCCGTCTTGAAGATGTGGCCCTTGTGGTCGAAGCAAAGACTAAG TACCCAGGCACCTATCTGACTTTTGAAGTGGTGTCCTTTGTGCCCTATGACCGAAACCTCATCGATGTCAGCCTGCTGTCCCCGGAGCAG CTCCGGTACCTGAATCGTTACTACCAGACCATTCGTGAGACTGTTGGCCCAGAACTGCAGCGTCGGCAGCTGCTGGAGGAGTTTGCATGGCTGGAGCGACACACAAAACCCCTGTCAGCCTTGGCCCCTCATTTCACCTCTTTGACCTCCGTGTGGGTAGCCTCTGCTCTTGCCATCCTCAGCTGGAGTAGctag
- the Xpnpep2 gene encoding xaa-Pro aminopeptidase 2 isoform X2, with product MQAWNLTAYIIPDTDAHMSEYIGKHDERRAWISGFTGTAGTAVVSMGKAAVWTDSRYWTQAERQMDCNWELHKEVSVSSIVAWILAEVPAGGHVGFDPFLFSVDSWDDYNVEFHNSNRHLVSVTTNLVDLVWGSERPPMPSQPIYALPKEFTGSTWQEKVTTVRSYMQNHTMAPTGLLLSALDETAWLFNLRSSDIPYNPFFYSYTLLTDSSIRLFVNKSRFSPETLQYLNTNCTTPMCVQLEDYSQIRESVKAYALGNVTILTGLSYTTYGLYEVIPKEKVVTSTYSPVMLMKAVKNSKEQALLKASHVRDAVVVIQYLVWLEKNVPKGTVDEFSGAEHIDELRRNENFSSGPSFETISASGLNAALAHYSPTKELHRKLSSDEMYLVDSGGQYWDGTTDITRTVHWGTPTAFQKEAYTRVLMGNIDLSRLIFPAATSGRNVDAFARRALWEIGLNYGHGTGHGIGNFLCVHEWPVGFQSNNIAMAKGMFTSIEPGYYQDGEFGIRLEDVALVVEAKTKYPGTYLTFEVVSFVPYDRNLIDVSLLSPEQLRYLNRYYQTIRETVGPELQRRQLLEEFAWLERHTKPLSALAPHFTSLTSVWVASALAILSWSS from the exons ATGCAGGCCTGGAATCTCACTGCCTACATCATTccagacacagatgcacacatg AGTGAGTATATTGGCAAACACGATGAGAGGCGAGCATGGATTTCCGGCTTCACAGGAACTGCAG GTACTGCCGTGGTGAGCATGGGGAAAGCGGCTGTCTGGACCGATAGTCGTTACTGGACTCAGGCTGAGAGGCAGATGGACTGCAACTGGGAACTCCATAAGGAAG TTAGCGTCTCTTCCATTGTCGCCTGGATCCTTGCCGAAGTCCCTGCTGGAGGGCATGTGGGCTTCgaccccttcctcttctctgttg aTTCCTGGGATGACTATAATGTGGAATTCCATAACTCCAACAGACACCTGGTGTCCGTGACAACCAACCTTGTGGACCTGGTATGGGGGTCGGAGAGGCCCCCCATGCCAAGCCAGCCCATTTATGCCCTGCCAAAAGAATTTACAG GGAGCACTTGGCAGGAGAAAGTAACCACCGTCCGAAGCTATATGCAGAACCATACCATGGCTCCAACTGGTCTCCTCCTATCAGCACTTGATGAGACAGCTT GGCTCTTCAACCTTCGCAGTAGTGACATCCCCTATAATCCCTTCTTCTATTCCTACACGCTGCTCACGGACTCTTCCATCAG GTTGTTTGTCAACAAGAGCCGCTTTAGTCCTGAGACCCTGCAGTACCTGAATACAAACTGCACGACGCCCATGTGTGTGCAGCTTGAGGACTACAGTCAAATCCGTGAGAGTGTAAAGGCCTATGCCCTAGGCAACGTAACGATCTTGACTGGGCTCAGCTATACCACCTATGGGCTCTATGAAGTGATACCTAAG GAGAAAGTCGTGACAAGCACCTACTCCCCAGTAATGCTAATGAAGGCTGTGAAGAACAGCAAGGAACAGGCCCTCCTGAAGGCCAGCCAC GTGCGGGATGCTGTGGTTGTGATCCAGTACTTGGTCTGGTTGGAGAAGAACGTGCCCAAAGGCACGGTGGATGAGTTTTCTGGGGCAGAACACATTGATGAGTTACGACG GAATGAAAACTTCTCCTCTGGACCCAGTTTTGAAACCATCTCTGCTAGTGGCCTGAATGCTGCCCTGGCCCATTACAG CCCAACTAAGGAGCTGCACCGCAAGCTGTCCTCAGATGAGATGTACCTGGTGGACTCGGGAGGGCAGTACTG GGATGGGACCACAGATATCACCAGAACAGTGCATTGGGGCACCCCTACTGCCTTCCAAAAG GAAGCATATACACGTGTGCTGATGGGCAACATCGATCTGTCCAGACTCATCTTTCCTGCTGCAACATCAG GGAGAAATGTGGATGCTTTTGCTCGAAGAGCCTTGTGGGAAATTGGGCTCAATTATGGTCATGGGACAGGCCATGGCATTGGCAACTTCCTCTGTGTACATGAGT GGCCAGTGGGATTCCAGTCTAACAACATTGCCATGGCCAAGGGCATGTTCACTTCCATTG AACCTGGCTACTACCAGGATGGGGAGTTTGGAATCCGTCTTGAAGATGTGGCCCTTGTGGTCGAAGCAAAGACTAAG TACCCAGGCACCTATCTGACTTTTGAAGTGGTGTCCTTTGTGCCCTATGACCGAAACCTCATCGATGTCAGCCTGCTGTCCCCGGAGCAG CTCCGGTACCTGAATCGTTACTACCAGACCATTCGTGAGACTGTTGGCCCAGAACTGCAGCGTCGGCAGCTGCTGGAGGAGTTTGCATGGCTGGAGCGACACACAAAACCCCTGTCAGCCTTGGCCCCTCATTTCACCTCTTTGACCTCCGTGTGGGTAGCCTCTGCTCTTGCCATCCTCAGCTGGAGTAGctag